The Cyclopterus lumpus isolate fCycLum1 chromosome 12, fCycLum1.pri, whole genome shotgun sequence genome window below encodes:
- the nup214 gene encoding nuclear pore complex protein Nup214 isoform X7 — translation MSDDTDSPPEREMKDFQFRQMKKTRVFDPAEDLPRERSSLLTISNKFGLTFVGLDRTFKVYQTQDILSADTFDGKANEIVEGIAALAEVTVDLALHHLALSSDELTLSVCGMSEGAGLFLTFYDVRIFVNKSRPQKLPFASLLPAVPPGTVVQDLKWNPGHASVLAVCLSDGRMMILDVTDSVKVYAELPASSGITCICWSPKGKQVAAGKMNSSVSQYTPALEEKKIIPCPHFYTSDQPVKVLDVLWLRTFVFAVVYAAADGSLETPPELVLISLPKKDERVETKYLNFSDTVYGSCTERQHHYFLNHVEDWDLVFAASAASIEVSVIAARQEDKIWELWILEDASRAELPVTETNEDTLPLGLAIDYTSQHEIHITEEKTLPPAPTMLMLSTEGILCPFALLNLNPGVKQLISAPTVLSLEGERLPKPGSLAPQPPKLAATFPSALATFPNLGFTSAVASTPLAPAASSSAAPFSMVPTAPATSMASSSGFSFSVPTTCATSAPPPFSMAVPTPFGSGSLGFSFASKPPPSDTPSAFSFTPSIKPSAVAAPVPAPTPQSVATASPSTVKLNLNERFSALETPAPSPQSFSFNSSLSKTVAPSGLTAPPLSATKPPAVLAPVRPVQTSTPATVVQKPAHAAQGRVQTPQAAVGVKTMEKQFQQKKDSDPIMAGILEEIAHFQKELDDLKARSARADFKVGTIEEMKALRKESEDLHIFTLEIKETTESLHGDIGTLKTTLLEGFAGAEEAKAQSELSRDKNYRQLLYKKSLDPRSEDQLKEIRRLYQYVTFAVEDVNDVLDVEWEKHLEKKKKQKHMAVPGREGLFTTLANNLYIINQQKNKLDQLIKQLTSLRLYNKTTPPTINHSTATETSAGLESELESLRVALLKARLDTTPLKTKSKSPAVKISPVKQSQLRNFLSKGQMPPVRSTAPANLSRSAFLSPKYYEDLDDVSSTSSLSQSLEPRPADLEEEEEEELLPEPIPLMAIPPALSNPRHSTVVRTPSIHPGFGAIQSTPKIHSVQGMGFGLSPIASPVPTNKINLCGAESTALATKTVKHGAPPNERAIPVTIPAQQAAATAALRRQMANQKTAVVGTSMTESNLKTVPQVVNVQELKDKGPPMPVSNMSSSIPDPAAPVFATVSSNQAKRNPTQGFQKMSTESTTNPQTGFVFGQSPKTDASVAPAFSADQSTSKGFSFASGSGGFSFASVTQGVGMSQVKDVNKFSFGGTSKIMFTQTGEESFALTPISTSPALGTGSPTQPSNSSSDKLASSTSAPRIEPQPLKTIGGETLGSFSGLRVGHGEEAKDSDTKPASGSFSFGETALNGGKGVAQFSFASGLQKSAEDSPAADLSKGAVSGSLFKPPEPSPKQAFSVPQSSSIASASPTSFGSLLAASPDSSEEPKVSPQPSEPPPPLENKPATGPVVESASPLVVSEPAARITAVTVPAPTPVPLLTTTAPTANFSPSVNAPTEATTPAPASAAPTIEATPDGTTSIAPVPTPAVATPAVAPVSQVAPIAFQVPSFDKPGSIFTQPAPATTDSSSLGIIPVVSTVAATATTPTTEVYGTATTAGGTVFGQLVASPAPAPPSDPASTGFGSTAFGASTGTGFGKSVFGQVSGFGQPASNTEPSSGFSFGQSAFGAGSNSANTVGGAFGAATATNASSFSFGTSSANTASSTGTGLFGQTTAPAFGQSSGFGQGSVFGSNTTTSSSTGFSFGQPSAFGSSAPLPPPAFGQQAGTGSVFGQQQQPSSGGTLFGLNPANPAGSPAGGGFFTGLGGKPSEEAANKNPFGTNAPTGGFGQPAQTGTNSLFGSTGAKGFGFGQPSFAEQKASGTFTTGAGSVAAQGFGSFASPTKAGAFGSAPVFGNAPSFGSSQAFGAGAAFGSSPSFPNNMVPSAGKVFGEGTTASSMGGFGFASPPSGPSFGALANQSAPSFGGLAQQGPGFVNQPSSFSGFAQQPQAGGFSGNAFGSTNQSSPQTFASWRS, via the exons ATGAGTGACGACACGGACTCCCCCCCCGAGAGGGAAATGAAG gatTTTCAGTTTCGTCAGATGAAGAAAACAAGAGTCTTTGACCCTGCTGAAGATTTGCCAAGAGAAAGAAGTAGTCTGCTCACCATCTCAAACAAATTTGGTTTAACTTTTGTCGGGCTCGACAGAACATTCAAAGTTTACCAAACTCAAGACATTCTGTCTGCGGATACATTCGACGGCAAAGCCAACGAAATAG TGGAGGGGATCGCAGCATTGGCGGAGGTGACTGTGGATCTGGCACTGCACCACTTGGCTCTCAGTAGTGATGAACTTACCTTGTCAGTATGTGGCATGTCCGAGGGGGCGGGTTTGTTCCTCACGTTCTATGATGTCCGCATCTTCGTGAACAAG TCAAGACCACAGAAGCTACCTTTTGCATCATTGCTGCCAGCAGTACCCCCTGGCACTGTAGTGCAAGACCTGAAGTGGAATCCTGGTCATGCATCCGTTTTggcggtctgtctgtctgacggCCGGATGATGATTTTGGATGTTACTGACAGTGTCAAAGTTTACGCTGAGCTACCAGCTTCAAGTGGCATCACATGTA TATGCTGGAGtccaaaaggaaaacaagtcGCTGCAGGAAAAATGAATTCCTCAGTCAGTCAGTATACACCA GCACTGGAAGAGAAAAAGATTATTCCGTGTCCACACTTCTACACCTCTGACCAACCTGTGAAAG TTCTGGATGTGCTGTGGCTGAGAACCTTTGTGTTTGCAGTGGTATATGCTGCTGCAGATGGGTCCCTTGAGACCCCTCCTGAGCTAGTGTTGATCTCCCTTCCT AAGAAGGATGAGAGGGTGGAGACAAAGTATCTGAACTTTAGTGACACGGTATATGGCAGCTGCACTGAGCGACAACACCACTACTTTCTGAACCACGTAGAAGACTG GGACCTTGTGTTTGCTGCATCAGCGGCTTCCATTGAAGTCAGTGTAATAGCCGCCAGACAAGAGGACAAG ATCTGGGAGCTCTGGATCCTGGAAGATGCGAGTAGGGCTGAGCTTCCAGTGACTGAGACAAATGAAGACACTCTGCCCCTTGGCTTAGCCATAGACTACACCAGCCAGCATGAGATCCACATCA CTGAGGAGAAGACCTTGCCTCCAGCACCCACGATGCTGATGCTTTCCACAGAGGGAATACTCTGCCCCTTTGCTCTGCTCAACCTCAATCCGGGGGTTAAGCAACTGATCTCAGCTCCCACTGTACTCTCCTTGGAGGGGGAGAGACTGCCCAAGCCAG GTTCTTTGGCACCCCAACCACCCAAACTTGCTGCCACCTTCCCATCTGCCCTAGCAACATTCCCAAACCTCGGTTTTACTTCGGCAGTGGCTTCCACCCCTCTAGCCCCTGCTGCATCTTCCTCTGCTGCCCCATTCAGCATGGTTCCCACAGCTCCTGCGACGTCCATGGCATCATCATCGGGCTTCAGTTTCTCGGTCCCAACTACATGCGCcacctctgctcctccaccgtTCTCCATGGCGGTGCCCACACCTTTTGGCTCAGGGTCCCTTGGCTTTTCCTTTGCCTCCAAACCTCCTCCCTCTGACACTCCTTCAGCGTTTTCTTTTACCCCTTCGATCAAACCATCTGCGGTGGCAGCCCCAGTTCCAGCTCCAACACCCCAGAGCGTTGCCACTGCCTCCCCATCAACAGTAAAACTTAATCTAAATGAGAG GTTTTCAGCACTGGAGACCCCAGCACCATCCCCACAGTCTTTCTCCTTCAATTCCTCGCTGTCCAAAACAGTTGCTCCTAGTGGTTTGACGGCCCCTCCACTCTCAGCCACTAAGCCACCTGCTGTATTGG CCCCAGTGCGTCCAGTTCAAACCAGCACACCAGCCACAGTCGTCCAGAAACCTGCTCATGCTGCCCAGGGTCGTGTCCAAACTCCACAG GCAGCTGTTGGTGTGAAGACCATGGAGAAGCAGTTCCAGCAAAAGAAAGACTCTGATCCCATTATGGCTGGTATACTGGAAGAG ATTGCACATTTTCAGAAGGAGTTGGATGATCTTAAAGCACGAAGCGCGAGAGCTGACTTCAAGGTTGGCACCATTGAAGAGATGAAGGCATTAAGGAAGGAGTCGGAGGACCTCCATATTTTCACTCTGGAGATCAAGGAAACAACAGAG TCTCTCCATGGGGACATTGGGACACTGAAGACCACCTTACTGGAGGGCTTTGCTGGGGCAGAAGAAGCCAAGGCCCAGAGTGAGCTGAGCAGAGACAAAAATTACAGACAGCTGCTGTACAAAAAATCTCTGGACCCCCGCAGCGAGGATCAGCTCAAG GAGATTCGCAGGCTCTATCAGTATGTTACGTTTGCTGTGGAAGATGTCAATGACGTGTTGGATGTGGAATGGGAGAAACAccttgagaagaagaaaaagcagaa ACACATGGCCGTGCCGGGACGTGAGGGTCTGTTCACCACACTGGCCAACAACCTGTACATTATCAACCAACAGAAGAACAAATTGGACCAGTTGATTAAGCAACTCACTTCACTGCGCCTCTACAACAAGACTACCCCTCCAACGATAAACCACAGCACTGCTACTGAAACATCTGCTGG TTTGGAAAGCGAGCTTGAGAGTTTAAGGGTCGCACTCCTGAAAGCCAGGCTGGACACCACCCCGCTTAAAACCAAATCAAAGTCTCCAG CCGTCAAGATCTCACCAGTGAAACAGTCCCAGCTGCGTAACTTCCTCTCAAAGGGACAGATGCCTCCTGTCCGCTCAACTGCACCAG CCAACCTGTCTCGCTCGGCCTTCCTCTCACCTAAATACTACGAGGACTTGGATGATGTGAGCTCTACGTCCTCCCTGTCCCAGTCCCTGGAGCCTCGCCCAGCTGacttggaggaggaagaggaggaggaacttCTGCCAGAACCCATTCCCCTTATGGCCATCCCTCCAGCATTATCCAACCCCCGCCACTCCACAGTTGTGAGGACCCCCTCTATCCATCCTGGCTTCGGGGCCATCCAGTCAACCCCAAAAATTCACTCGGTACAGGGTATGGGCTTTGGACTCAGCCCTATTGCCAGCCCTG TTCCAACCAATAAGATCAACCTCTGCGGGGCTGAAAGCACTGCTCTTGCCACAAAAACAGTAAAACATGGAGCCCCACCAAATGAGAGGGCCATCCCTGTCACCATCCCAGCCCAGCAGGCTGCAGCCACCGCTGCTCTACGAAGGCAGATGGCCAATCAGAAGACGG CTGTGGTCGGTACTTCCATGACGGAGTCCAATTTGAAGACGGTTCCTCAGGTGGTCAATGTCCAGGAGCTTAAGGACAAAGGGCCTCCAATGCCGGTTTCCAATAtgag CTCATCAATACCAGATCCAGCAGCCCCGGTCTTTGCAACTGTTTCTTCCAACCAGGCCAAACGA AATCCTACCCAAGGTTTCCAGAAGATGTCCACAGAAAGCACAACCAACCCACAAACGGGCTTCGTGTTTG GTCAATCGCCCAAAACGGATGCATCAGTGGCTCCTGCTTTCTCCGCAGACCAAAGCACCAGCAAAGGTTTCTCCTTTGCATCAGG GTCTGGAGGCTTCAGTTTTGCTTCTGTTACTCAGGGAGTTGGAATGTCACAAG TGAAAGATGTGAATAAATTCTCCTTCGGTGGAACTAGCAAGATTATGTTTACCCAGACTGGAGAAGAGTCTTTCGCCCTCACCCCAATATCCACCTCCCCTGCTCTTGGCACAGGGTCTCCCACTCAGCCTTCAAACTCATCAAGTGATAAACTTGCCTCTTCCACATCGGCCCCCAGGATAGAGCCACAGCCGCTTAAGACAATTGGAGGAGAGACTCTGGGCAGTTTCTCTGGACTACGTGTGGGCCACGGAGAAGAGGCTAAAGATTCAGACACCAAACCTGCTTCTGGCTCATTTAGTTTTGGGGAAACTGCACTTAATGGAGGCAAGGGAGTAGCACAGTTTAGCTTTGCTTCAGGTCTCCAAAAGTCTGCAGAAGATTCTCCAGCAGCAGACTTGTCCAAGGGGGCAGTGTCCGGCAGTTTGTTCAAGCCTCCTGAACCGAGCCCCAAGCAGGCCTTCTCTGTTCCGCAGTCCAGTTCTATTGCCTCAGCTTCGCCTACGTCCTTCGGTAGTCTCCTTGCAGCTTCTCCAGACTCCTCAGAGGAACCAAAAGTTTCCCCACAACCTTCAGAACCCCCACCACCCCTTGAAAACAAACCTGCTACTGGACCAGTTGTAGAGAGCGCCAGTCCCCTTGTAGTATCTGAGCCTGCAGCACGAATCACAGCAGTCACAGTTCCAGCACCAACACCTGTACCTCTTTTGACCACAACAGCCCCTACCGCAAACTTTTCCCCCTCCGTCAATGCACCAACTGAAGCAACCACTCCAGCACCAGCCAGTGCAGCTCCCACAATAGAAGCCACCCCAGACGGCACCACCTCCATTGCTCCTGTGCCCACTCCCGCTGTGGCCACCCCTGCTGTAGCACCTGTCTCCCAGGTAGCTCCAATAGCGTTCCAGGTGCCCAGTTTTGACAAACCAGGTTCCATTTTTACTCAACCTGCTCCTGCAACAACAGACAGCAGTTCCCTTGGCATTATACCAGTCGTCAGCACAGTTGCCGCTACAGCCACCACTCCCACCACTGAGGTTTACGGTACAGCAACTACAGCTGGAGGCACTGTGTTTGGACAACTTGTTGCTTCTCCAGCCCCAGCACCCCCCTCAGATCCGGCATCCACAGGTTTTGGCTCAACTGCCTTTGGTGCATCGACTGGAACTGGTTTTGGCAAATCTGTGTTTGGCCAGGTGAGTGGCTTTGGTCAGCCTGCCAGCAACACCGAACCATCCAGTGGCTTTTCTTTTGGCCAATCAGCCTTTGGAGCTGGTTCCAACAGTGCGAATACTGTAGGAGGTGCTTTTGGTGCTGCTACTGCTACCAATGCCAGTTCCTTCTCCTTTGGCACAAGCAGTGCCAACACAGCCAGCAGCACTGGCACAGGACTGTTTGGTCAAACCACAGCACCAGCATTTGGCCAGAGCTCAGGATTTGGGCAAGGGTCTGTGTTCGGGAGTAACACCACCACGTCCTCATCTACAGGATTCAGCTTTGGACAGCCGTCCG CATTTGGCTCTTCCGCTCCTCTTCCGCCACCTGCGTTTGGCCAACAAGCCGGCACTGGAAGTGTATTTGGACAG cagcagcagccatcaTCTGGTGGGACTCTGTTTGGCTTAAATCCAGCCAATCCAGCGGGCTCTCCTGCCGGCGGAGGGTTCTTCACCGGCCTTGGAGGAAAACCGAGCGAAGAAGCTGCCAACAAGAACCCATTCGGCACCAATGCCCCCACCGGAGGGTTTGGGCAGCCTGCTCAGACAG GTACCAACAGTCTGTTTGGGAGTACCGGTGCCAAGGGATTTGGCTTTGGACAGCCCTCCTTTGCTGAGCAGAAAGCTAGTGGGACCTTCACCACTGGTGCAGGGAGTGTCGCAGCCCAGGGATTTGGCTCCTTCGCTAGTCCGACAAAAGCAG GTGCTTTTGGCAGCGCTCCGGTGTTTGGGAATGCTCCTTCCTTTGGTAGTTCCCAGGCATTTGGTGCTGGAGCAGCATTTGGCTCGAGCCCTTCCTTCCCCAACAACATGGTTCCCTCAGCTGGTAAAGTGTTTGGAGAGGGAACGACGGCTTCCAGTATGGGAGGATTTGG GTTTGCGTCACCGCCCAGCGGCCCGTCCTTCGGTGCTctagccaatcagagcgctCCATCGTTCGGGGGCCTGGCCCAACAAGGCCCTGGGTTTGTAAATCAACCCAGCAGCTTCTCAGGCTTTGCACAACAGCCCCAGGCGGGAG GATTCTCTGGAAACGCCTTTGGATCTACAAACCA ATCAAGTCCACAAACATTTGCCAGTTGGAGAAGCTAG